In Nostocoides sp. HKS02, the DNA window GCGGGTGCAGCGTCTGCCAGACGTTCTGGGACGAGTTCGACCGCGGCGTCGACGTGCCCGGCGACGGCGTGCTGCGGATCGTCGCCAAGGGACCCGAGGAGGAGTCGATCCCGAGCCTCCGGTCCCTCGCGGGTCGCCTCGACGTGGTGCAGTCCTCGCGGGCCTGGACCGACTACGACATCCCCGGCTCGCCGTACTTCATCTACGTCGAGGACGGCCGGGTCACCGGTGAGGGCTCGGCGACCACCTGGCCCCAGGTGCGCGACCTCATGGCGCAAGGAGTCTCCGACAGCGCCGAGGCGAGGGCGGCGGCTGGCCGCGGTGGCCCGGGGCTGCTCGTCGGCGAGGCGCTCGGCCGCGGTGAGCAGGACCGCCTGCCCCGCATGGACGCCGAGCTGCTCGCCGCCGGCGTCGGCCCAGGCGACCCCAGCCTGTACCGCTCGCCGGACCTCGACCTCGACCCCGAGCACGACGACCACGACCAGCACGACCACGACCAGCACGACCACGATCACCAGCACGACCACCAGCACCCGCCAGGGCGGTGACATGTCGGTGACCACCCTGGCCCTCGCGCTGGGCCTGCCCATGGCCGTCATCGCTGCGGTGCGGGCCACCTGGTCTCCTTGAGGCGAGTCGATGCTCTCGAGCATCAGCCCGCTCGGTGAGCGGGCCCGCAACTCCCGGTGGTGGCTCACCACCACGGCATACCTGCTCGGCTCGCTAGGCGGGGGACTGACGCTCGGGGCACTCGCCTCGCTGGCCGGCTCCGCCCTGCCGTCCACGGTGCGGACCTCGCGCTGGGCGCTCGCCGTGGTCGCCGTGCTGCTGCTCGTGGGGCTCGCGTTCGAGCTCCGCGGCTCGCGGTCGCTCCCGTCGTGGCGGCGGCAGGTCGACGAGCAGTGGCTCACGCGCTACCGCGGCTGGGTCTACGGCCTGGGGTTCGGCACGCAGCTGGGCTTCGGCCTGGTCACCATCATCACGAGCGCGACGACGTATGCCGTGGCGCTGCTGGCGCTGCTCACCAGTCACCTCGCTGCGGGGTTGGCCATCGGCGGGACGTTCGGGGTCGTGCGGGCCCTGCCGTCACTGCTCATGGCCGGGGTCCACGACCGGCACCAGCTGCACGGCGCGTTCAGCCGGGTCGAGGGTTGGGCCCGTCCGGTGGCCATCCTCGCTAGGGTGGCCCTCGGAGTGGCTGCGGTGACGGTGTTCGCCGCAGCAGTTGGGAGCTGACGCGATGGCTGACCTCTACGGGCTCGACGCCCACCCGCCCCGAGGCTGGGTGGTGGCCGTGTCGCGTCGCCCCGGAACCCTCCCGCCGCCCGCCAGTGTGCGGCTCGCAACCGCGGTCGCGTCCGGGGTCGCTGACGGGGTCGCTGACGAGGTCGCTGACGGGGTCGAGGCCGATGTGACCCGCCCGGTCCTGCACGCCTGCACCCGCCCGCTGCCCGCCGATCGCGGCGACTTCGGCAGCGGTGCCGTCGACCTGCTCGGCCCCAACGACATCTTCGTCGCGCTCGTCGACTACGGCACCGAGGTCGCGGACCAGGGGTTGTTCGAGAAGCAGGGGATGCCGCGGCTCGCTCCATCGCAGTTCGCGCCGAACCGGTTGCAACGACCGCTGCCGGGCATGAGCGCCTGCCAGCACTTCTTCAGCGTCGGCGGCCGGGCGTTCTGCCTCTTCACGGTCCTGGGGAGTCATGCCCGACGGATGGCGTCGGTGCCTCGCGCCGCGGCCCTGGTCCAGACCGTCCAGATCACCGACCGCCACACGCTGGCCCGGCGGGGAGGCCGCCCATGAGCACCCTCGAGGACCTCACCACCGGGCCCGGCGGCGTGGCCGGCTTCGTCGGATCGCTCTCGCGGCGCTTTCGGCCCGTCACGCGCCGCAGCCTCCTGCTCGGGGCGACCGTCGCAGCCACCGCGCTCGCCACCAAACCCAAGGAGTACGTCCTTCGGCCGGTCCCGGCATACGCCACGATCTGCGGGCCCGGCAACACCGCGTCGAGCGGCTGGACCGTGTTCTGCTGCACCATCAACAACGGCGTCAACGCCTGCCCGCCCGGCAGCTTCGCAGCGGGCTGGTGGAAGGCCGCGGACTCGTCGTGGTGTGGCGCGGGCTACCGCTACATCGTCGACTGCAACGCCTCCTGCTCGAAGTGCACCAGCGGGTGCAGCGACGGCATCTGCGACTCCCGGTGCTGGAGCTGCTCGTGCGGCTCCGGGTCGACCGCCACCTGCGACCAGCGCCGGGTGTGCTGCAACGCGTTCCGCTACGGCCAGTGCAACACGCAGGTGAAGTGCAGCGGTGGCGTGCACTGCCGGGTCGTGAGCTGTGTGCCGCCGTACCGGTGGACCAACTGCACGACCACGAGCCTGGTCGACAACCGCACCAGCGAGCACAGCGCACCGTGCCTGCCGGTCTGGAACGCCATCGAGCGCAAGTACGACGCGATGGGGGCCCAGGGGTCCTACCTGCGGGCGTCGATCACCCCGTCGCGGTCGGTCGGCGACGGCCGGGGTGTCTACGTCCGGTACCAGGGCGGCGGCATCTACTGGACGTCCACCACCGGGGCGATCGCCCTGACCAGCCACACGCTGCGGGGCTGGGACGCGAGCGGGGGTGTCTACGGCCAGCTGCGCTACCCCATCGCCGACCCCGCCCCAGGCCGGCGTGCCGGCGGCTGGATCCAGGCGTTCGAGCACGGGGCCCTGGCCGGCGCCTCCAACGCGGCGATCGCCGCGGTCTACGAGCCCAGCTGGACCGTTTGGAAGGCGAACAACCGCGAGGCAGGACCGCTGGGATACCCAGTGGCAGCGCGGGTCACCAACCCCGACGCCCGGGGCTGGCACCAGCAGTTCCAGGGCGGCTTCATCACCGACAGCCCCGCCACTCCCACCGTCGCCGTGTACGAGACGTCCGCGACCATCTGGGTTCGCGAGGGTCGTGAGGCCGGCCCGCTCGGGTACCCCACCGCGGGACGCACGGTGACGGGCACAGGCATGTGGATCCAGCTGTTCGAGGGGGGCGCCATCGCCGACACCGGCGTCACGACAACGACCGCCGTCTACGGCGTGATGTATGCCGGGTGGCAGCGGTTCGGTCGTGAGGCCGGGCTGCTCAAGTACCCCACCGCCTCGGTAGCCCGGGACACGCGGGGCGCGGGCCAGACCTTCCAGGGTGGCCAGCTGTGGGCGCTCGGGGCAGGACCTGCACGGCTGGTCTACGGGTCGGTGCTCACTGGCTGGACCAACGCGGGCGGGGCGGCTGGCTCGTACGGCTACCCGGTCACCGACACCACGGCGACCGGCGATGGCCGGCTCACGTGCCAGTTCGAGGGCGGCACCATCACGGCCTGACGGCCGCAATCGCCTGCAGGACGAGGGTGTCGGAATCCTCGGGGATGCAGCGCAGGTCCACCAGCGCGCGCCCGCGCTCGACGCGCGCCAGGACCGGGCGAGCCTGCGCCCGCAGCGCCGCGGCATACGCCTCGGGCAAGGCCACGGCCCATCCGGGGAGCATGACCCCTGGAGCGCCGCCGCCCCCGACCACCCCGTCCGAGGGGACCGTCTCGGCACCTACTCGCACTGGCAGCCCGGCGACCAAGGCGTCGCACCGCTCACGCAGCCGAGCCGGGTCGGCCTCCAGCGCGTCCCACACGGGTGGCCGCGGCCCCCGAACCGTGGCCTCGAGCGCGGCCAGGGTGGTCTTGTCGGCGCGGACGGCGCGCGCGAGCGGATGACGGCGGAGCCTCTCCACCGTCTCGGCGCGCCCGAGCACGAGCCCCGCCTGCGGGCCGCCCAGCACCTTGTCACCGCTGCAGGTGACGACAGCGGCGCCGTCGCGCAGTGACCGCGCGGCGTCGGGCTCGTCCGGCAGCAGCCGGTGCGGCCGGAGCAGGCCACTGCCGATGTCGTGGACGACCGGGGGGCCGAGCGCCACGAGAGCCGCCACGTCGACGGACGCCGTGAAGCCGTCGACCCGGAAGTTGCTCGGGTGCACCTTGAGGATGCACCCGGTGTCGGGGCCGACCGCCTGGGCGTAGTCGGCCAGGGTGGTCCGGTTGGTCGTGCCGACCTCGCGCAGCCGGGCCCCCGTGCTCGCGATGAGGTCGGGCAGCCGAAAGCCGTCCCCGATCTCGACCATCTCGCCGCGGCTGACCACGACCTCGCGGCCGGCGGCGAGCGCCGTCGTGGCGAGCACGAGGGCCGCCGCCCCGTTGTTGACGACCAGGGCTGCCCCGGCCTCAGGAAGCAGCTCGAGCAGGGCAGCGATCGCGCCGGCCCCCCGCCGCGAGCGCCGTCCGGTGGCGAGGTCGAGCTCCACGTCGACCGTGCCGGCCGCCGCGCGCATCGCCTCGATGGCGGCGTGCGACAGCGGTGCGCGGCCGAGGTTGGTGTGGATCACGACGCCGGTGGCGTTGAGGACCGGGGTCAGCGACATGACGCGCTCCGGCAAGGCGGCCAGGGTTGCGGCGACGACGTCGTCGGGGCCGATCTCGCCGTCCCGGACCCGGCCCTGGACGGTCCGGACGACTCCGCGGACCACGTCGCGGCCCAGCCGCGAGACCGCTTGCGCCACAGCGGGATCCGCGAGTACGGCGTCGGTCCGCGGCACGAGGCGCCGGGCATCCGCGTGGTGCGGCTGCGGCATACGGGCCTCCCTGTCGTTGGCGGAGGCGGACGGGAATCGAACCCGCCCAGCCGAGCTGCTCGGCTGCACCGGTTTTGAAGACCGGGAGGGCCACCAGGCACCTGTACGCCTCCGCTGGCGAGGCTAGCGTAGGCACCATGACGACGTTGGAGACGCCCGTACGGCTCACGCAGTATGCCGCGGGCGGCGGCTGCGCCTGCAAGCTCCCGCCGGGCGAGCTGGAGCAGGTCGTGCGCGACCTGGTCGGGCAGCCCGCCGGTGACGTGGTGGTCGGGCTCGACACCGGCGACGACGGCGCGGTGGTCCGGGTGGCCGACGGGTTGGCGGTGATCAGTACCGCCGACTTCTTCACGCCGGTCGTCGACGACGCCTACGACTTCGGACGCATCGTGGCGGCCAACGCGCTCTCGGACGTCTACGCGATGGGCGGCCGACCGGTGCTCGCCATCAACCTCGTGGGCTGGCCGCGGGGGGTCCTGCCGCTGGAGCTGCTGCGCGAGGTGCTGCGGGGCGGTGTCGACGTCGCGCGCCAGGCGGGCTGCCCTGTCGCGGGCGGCCACAGCATCGACGATCCCGAGCCCAAGTACGGCATGGCGGTCACCGGGGTAGCCGACCCCGATCGGCTGCTGCGCAACGACGCAGCGCGGCCCGGGCTCCCGCTCAGCCTGACCAAGCCCATCGGGGTCGGGATGCTCAACAACCGCCACAAGGCGACCGGCGAGGTCTTCCCGCAGGCCATCGCCTCGATGACGACCCTCAACGCGCAGGCCAGCGCCGCGGCCCTGGCAGCCGGGGTCGTGGCGGCGACCGACGTCACCGGGTTCGGGCTGCTCGGTCACCTGTTCTCGATGCTGCGGGGGTCCGGCGTGGGCGCCGTGCTGGACGCCGCGGCCGTGCCGGTGCTCGAGGGGGCCCGCGACGCGTTGCGCGACGGCTTCGTCAGTGGTGGTACGCGGCGCAACCTCGAGTGGGTGCGCCCGCACCTCGACACCGCGCTCAGCGAGGACGAGCTGCTGGTGCTCGCGGACGCGCAGACCAGCGGCGGGCTCCTCGTCGTCGGTGAGGTCCCCGGCGCGCCGGTGATCGGGCACACCGTCGCCGGCCCCCCCGCGTATCCGCATCGCCTGAGCACCGCTGCGGATCCGCGAATCCGCGTTGAGGCAGTAGCGTGGCGCCACTCGCCCACTTGGCACCCGCCCCGGCCACGCGCCCCGGCCATGCCCTCGCAGCTCGGAGAACCCATGCCGCACTTCGCCCACACGCTCTCGGTGAGTGCAGCGCCGTCCGCCATCTTCGCGATCATCGACGACTTCTCGAAGACCCCGCAGTGGTTGTCGCGGTGCACCGGCATCGACAAGCTCGACCCGGGTGCCAACGACGTCGGCACCCGGCTCAACTACCACTACGACGACGGCCGCCGCTCGGGCACGATGGACGGCCAGATCGTCGCGCGCGAGCCGGACCGGCACTTCGCGATGAAGTTCACCGACCGGATGATGGATGTCACCGTCGACTTCGTCGCGGCCTCGGACGGGGTCGGCACCACCTTGACCCACACGATCGATATCGCCACCAAGGGTTTCGGCGTGCTGCTCTCTCCCCTCATCAAGCGACAGCTGCCCAAGCAGACCATGGATGCGATGACCGCCCTCAAGGCCATGGCCGAACAGCCCTGACAGGGCCTAGGCTCCGAAAGGTCCGGGTCCCGACCGCACGGAGGTGCACCAGATGGCAGCCAAGTTCGAGCTCTACCAGGACAAAGCGGGCAAGTACCGGTTCCGGCTCAAGGCCGGCAACGGCCAGGTGATCGCCACGGGCGAGGCGTACGAGTCCAAGGACGCGGCCCAGAACGGCATCGAATCGGTCCAGAAGAACGCGCCGGGTGCGCCCATCGTCGAGGTGGACAGCTAGGCCCCACGCGTTTCGCTGCATGGCCGCGAGGCCCCGTCCGGTATGCCGGATGGGGTCTTTGCGCGTCGCACCTCCAGGCCGCGTGGTCGACCGGACGGTCCGAGGACGGTCGCCGGACGGTCACCCGATGGTCCACGGGTCTCGTGTTTTCGTCGGGTTGCGTGACCCACCGCGAGCGCGATGATGGCCGTGATGACCGGGGAGAAGTGGCGGATCTGGGCTGCGCGGGTGGCAGTGGTCGTCGGCGCCGCCGTGGTCGTCGTGAGCCTGAACTGGCTGTGGGGGTATGCCACCACCGACAACCCGAAGGTGATCGAGGACCCGCTGATCGTGCGTGTCGCGAATGCCGCGTGCGCCAGCATGCGCGACGAGGCAGCGGCCGCGGCGGTGGGCACGTCGGCCCCGATGGCGCAGCGGGTCGACGCCATCAACACCCAGGACAACGCCGTGGTCGAGCTCATCACGACGATGCACCGGATGGTCGACCCCAGGACCTTGGAGCGCGACCAGCCCACCGACCAGTGGCTCGAGGACTGGCAACGCCTCGTGACCGCGCGCGACGCCTACGCGCGGTCGCTGGCAGCGGGAAAGCCGGTGCCGATGGTGCTGCCGGTCATCGACGGCCAGTCGCTGGCGGACCGCCTCGACAACGTTGGGCTCAACTGCCGGGTGCCGCTGGTCATGATGGAGCCATGAACGCCGCGCGAAGGCCCCCGTCACACCCGCCGACCTGGCTGCTGAACGCGACCGCTCCCGTGGCCAAGGCCGTCGCGGGTCGGCGGTGGTTCCCCCTGTGGGCGGTGATCCACCACCGCGGCCGCACGAGCGGCACGGCATACGCCACCCCGATCGCGGTGATCCCCACCCGGCGCCAGGACATCTTCCTCATCGGGCTGCCGTGGGGCGCCAAGACGAACTGGGCCAGGAACGTGGTCGTCGCGGGAGGTGCGACGGTGCGGTGGAGGGGGCGCGACTACGCGGCGACGGAGCCGCGCATCGTCGGACCGGAGGTTGCCGTGGTGCAGGCCAGGGGCCCAGTCAGGCGAGTGGTGGGCAGCGGGCGGTTCCCGGCGTTCCTCGAGCTGCGGCGCACGGGTCCGTCGGAGTAGGCCCGGTCTACAGTGTCCCGTGATGACCCAGTCAGTCGTGGACCGTTGGCGGCCGTCCCAGCGCACCCTCGGTCCGCGGCAGTGGCGCCTCGCCGGCACTGCGGCTGCCGTGGTCGTGGCCGTCACCTCGTGGCTGTGCGGCGCGACTCCGAAGGAGTACTCCAGCGTGTGGCCGGGCATCGTCCCGTGGCGCTCGAACGGCGGCTCACCGCTTGCCTGCTCGCTGCTGTTCATCGCGCTCGGGGTGATGCTCTATGCCTGGTGGGCGGTGCGTGACCTCGACCTGTCGGTGGGCTGGCACGTGCGCACCGGGCTGCTGTGGTTCGCGCCGCTGCTCGTGAGCGCGCCGCTGTTCAGCCGCGACCTCTTCTCGTATGCCGTGCAGGGCCTCATGCTCCACCGAGGCCTCGACCCGTACCACCACGGCGTGCGGGGGCTCGCGTCGCCGTGGGTCAGCTCGGTGTCGCGGGTGTGGCTGGACACGACGGTGCCGTACGGGCCGCTTGTTCATGGTGCTGGCCAGGTTCGCGGCGGCGGTCTCTGGCGGGTCGTTGCTCGTCGCGTTGGGGCTGCTGCGCCTGGGCGCGACGGCGAGCGTGCTCGTCCTCGCCTGGGCCGTGCCGGTGATCGCGCGTCGGCTGGGCACCGACCCGGTCCGAGCCGTCTGGCTGGGGTTCCTCACTCCGCTGGTCGGGATGCACCTGGTCGCCGGCGCCCACAACGACGCCCTGATGATTGCGGCAATGGTTGCGGCGGTGGCGCTCGCCCTGCAGGGGCGACATGGGTGGGCGTGCCTGGCGATCGCGGCCGCGATGGCGGTCAAGGCGCCGGCGGCAGTCGCGATGCCGTTCGTCGCGATCCTCGCTGCCGTGGACCACCGGGGGTCGATGACTCACCCGGGGATGCCGACCCTTGGGATGCCCCTGGGGATGCGGCGCTTGGCGCTGCGGACGGTGGTCGCGGGGGCGGCGAGCTGCGTGGCATTCGTGGTGATCAGCCTCGTGACCGGGCTGGGATTCTCGTGGGTGAACAGCCTCTCCGAGCCGGGCAAGAGCATCCAGTGGACGTCACTGCCGACCGGGATCGGCATGGGGATCGGGTTCGTCGGGACCCTGTTCGGCCACAACGTCGAGGACGGGGCCGTGTCGGTGGCGCGAACGGTGGCGCTGGTGGCACTCGGGATCGCGCTCGTCTGGATCTGGGTCCGGGCGCTGCGGCGGGCGCAGGACCGGCGGTTCGTCGTCGTGTGCGCGGGTCAGGCGCTGGTCGCGTTCATCGTGCTCTCGCCGGCGTTCCACGCGTGGTACCTGCTGTGGGCGCTGCCGCTGTTCGCGGCGAGCGTGACGGACCGGCGGTGGCAGACGGTGCTCGCCGGCCTCGCGACCCTGATGGCCGTGTCGATCCTGCCCGGCGGCTACAGCCTCGGGCTGGTGACGTCCTGGGTGGGTGTGCCACTGTGCTTCGTCGCTCTGGGCGCTGGGGTCGTCTACGGTTGGCGCTGGATCCAGGCGCAGCGCTCGCGGGTGAGCGCACGGCACACCGTCTGAGCACGAGGGGGTAGTGATGTGAGCGCGATCATGGGCTGCTGGCTAGCCCACCATTGGGCTTGGTCGCTGTCCGGCCACTGAGCCCAAGCTCTGACAGGACCTAGCGTCGCGGGAGCAGCCCAGCGACAGCCTGGCTGATCACGTCAAGGCCTGCCTGGGTGACGGAGTGTCGACCGCCGACCAGGGTGTCCCCGCTGTCACAGTCGGCCGTCCATTCGAGGCCCGCCTTCTTCGCGAGGGCCTGCCCGATCTGGGGCATGGACCGTGCGGAGACCCCGCACTGGCGAGCCGCGGCCTCGAAGACGTGCGACGGGAAGCTGCTCCCCACGCCGACTGGCACCGAAGGGATTCCGAGCTGCTTGCAGAGTCGGTCCAGCTGGTCCTGCTTGGGGTCGCGGCCCTGAACACCGATCTCGCGGACGCCGCTGAAGGCCCTGTCGTCATCACCTCGACACCTGGAACACCACTCCGGATTCATCCCGTGCCGACAGTCATCACTCATACCTATGAATGTACGTCCGATCGGGGGGTACCAATGACCACGTGCCACCACGGCCATCGTGGAGCGGCCAGAAACGCGGACATCGGGCCGAGCGAGTCGACCTGTGGTGGAGCCAAGGGGACTCGAACCCCTAACCCCCTGCTTGCAAAGCAGGTGCGCTACCAATTGCGCCATGGCCCCCGAACCGGGGTGCTGAGCCCCCGGACGGACTACGAGGGGGAGTCGGTCGCCTGCGACCAGAGGTCACGCTCGGCCTGCTGAGCCTTGAGCTTCTTCTGGATCGCCGCTGCGCCGATCACGGTCGCGATGAGGATCAGGATCTTCTTCATGGCCGTCCGCCCTCCCAGAGGTGCCGCGGGGATCGGGATTGGTGGGCCTAACAGGACTTGAACCTGTGGCCTCTTCCTTATCAGGGAAGCGCTCTAACCGTCTGAGCTATAGGCCCGTGAGCCCAATCTCCGCTGCGCCACGGTGGGTGGCGCGAGGCACGAGGTTACCCCACCGGCATACCCACCACCAAAACGGTATCGAGCGGCCCGAGCAGGCCCTCTCAGCACACCTTGCTGCCGGCAGGACAGGTTGCAACAAGGTCTCCCGGCAGCAACGTCTGCTAGCAGAGGGTGCTGCCCACGGGCGTATGCCGCGGGGCCGCCGCCGGTGCCCGACGGCCGGTCAGTCGTCGGTCAGGGTCAGCTGCAGTCCGCCGACCAGGGCGGAGCAGATGTTGTAGAGGAAGGCCCCGAGCGTCGACAGCGCCGTCATGAGGATGACGTCGATGACGCCGATGACGATCGACAGGGACAGCACCCGGCCGAAGCCGAGGAAGTCCATGATGTTGAACGGGTTCGCCGGGTCGTTGAACACGGTGCCGACCAGGCGGTTGACCTCGGAGAACACGCCCATCCCGGACAGGATCATCCAGAGCACGGCCACCATGACGACGCCGGCGATGCCGAGGGCCACCGAGATGAGGAAGGCCATCTTCATGGCCGACCACGGGTCGACCCGCGACACCGTGAGCTTGACCCGGCGGGCCCGGCCGACGCCGGCCGTGCCGACGGGGCGGGCGGTGCCTCCGGCCGGACGCGGGGCGCCGGCGGCACCGGTCGCGCCGGAACCACCGGTCACGCCCGACTGCCCTCCCTGCGGGCGGGGCGAGGTGCTCGTCTGGCCTGCCGTGCTCACTCGTTACCTCCACTGGCGTCGCTCTCAGGCGCCGACGGTGCCTGCCCATCACCGCGCGCGACCTGCTCGTTCTCTGACGACGGTACGGCATCGGGGGCCTGCGAGTCGCCATCAACGACAGCGAGACCATCCGAGTCGCCGGACAGCTCCACCTCGGACTCCACGGCGCGCTCGGGGTTGCGGGCCACCGCGACGACCGAGTCGCCGGGCCCGGGGCTGGCGAACTTCATGCCCTGGGTGTTGCGGCCG includes these proteins:
- a CDS encoding DUF3566 domain-containing protein codes for the protein MTGGSGATGAAGAPRPAGGTARPVGTAGVGRARRVKLTVSRVDPWSAMKMAFLISVALGIAGVVMVAVLWMILSGMGVFSEVNRLVGTVFNDPANPFNIMDFLGFGRVLSLSIVIGVIDVILMTALSTLGAFLYNICSALVGGLQLTLTDD
- a CDS encoding YegP family protein, with the protein product MAAKFELYQDKAGKYRFRLKAGNGQVIATGEAYESKDAAQNGIESVQKNAPGAPIVEVDS
- a CDS encoding nitroreductase family deazaflavin-dependent oxidoreductase, encoding MNAARRPPSHPPTWLLNATAPVAKAVAGRRWFPLWAVIHHRGRTSGTAYATPIAVIPTRRQDIFLIGLPWGAKTNWARNVVVAGGATVRWRGRDYAATEPRIVGPEVAVVQARGPVRRVVGSGRFPAFLELRRTGPSE
- a CDS encoding SRPBCC family protein, whose product is MPHFAHTLSVSAAPSAIFAIIDDFSKTPQWLSRCTGIDKLDPGANDVGTRLNYHYDDGRRSGTMDGQIVAREPDRHFAMKFTDRMMDVTVDFVAASDGVGTTLTHTIDIATKGFGVLLSPLIKRQLPKQTMDAMTALKAMAEQP
- the mptB gene encoding polyprenol phosphomannose-dependent alpha 1,6 mannosyltransferase MptB — encoded protein: MVLARFAAAVSGGSLLVALGLLRLGATASVLVLAWAVPVIARRLGTDPVRAVWLGFLTPLVGMHLVAGAHNDALMIAAMVAAVALALQGRHGWACLAIAAAMAVKAPAAVAMPFVAILAAVDHRGSMTHPGMPTLGMPLGMRRLALRTVVAGAASCVAFVVISLVTGLGFSWVNSLSEPGKSIQWTSLPTGIGMGIGFVGTLFGHNVEDGAVSVARTVALVALGIALVWIWVRALRRAQDRRFVVVCAGQALVAFIVLSPAFHAWYLLWALPLFAASVTDRRWQTVLAGLATLMAVSILPGGYSLGLVTSWVGVPLCFVALGAGVVYGWRWIQAQRSRVSARHTV
- the selA gene encoding L-seryl-tRNA(Sec) selenium transferase, producing MPQPHHADARRLVPRTDAVLADPAVAQAVSRLGRDVVRGVVRTVQGRVRDGEIGPDDVVAATLAALPERVMSLTPVLNATGVVIHTNLGRAPLSHAAIEAMRAAAGTVDVELDLATGRRSRRGAGAIAALLELLPEAGAALVVNNGAAALVLATTALAAGREVVVSRGEMVEIGDGFRLPDLIASTGARLREVGTTNRTTLADYAQAVGPDTGCILKVHPSNFRVDGFTASVDVAALVALGPPVVHDIGSGLLRPHRLLPDEPDAARSLRDGAAVVTCSGDKVLGGPQAGLVLGRAETVERLRRHPLARAVRADKTTLAALEATVRGPRPPVWDALEADPARLRERCDALVAGLPVRVGAETVPSDGVVGGGGAPGVMLPGWAVALPEAYAAALRAQARPVLARVERGRALVDLRCIPEDSDTLVLQAIAAVRP
- a CDS encoding DLW-39 family protein, which encodes MKKILILIATVIGAAAIQKKLKAQQAERDLWSQATDSPS